One genomic segment of Besnoitia besnoiti strain Bb-Ger1 chromosome VII, whole genome shotgun sequence includes these proteins:
- a CDS encoding hypothetical protein (encoded by transcript BESB_079800), giving the protein MALTQQLDAEPWSHPDAKPDDCTSHTDSSSDTGHSEAGGDASSPATSSPASSSRDESPLVSSKSSFLAASSGASSASPLRSQLSYLRMSISDAVRAYVLLRPPRGSDASSCGAAPRNLPKPSQPLTPAEETRLQEGALASLSLKLCSGSLHIAQLLRLLRPFAVDAKSTAEQTRGSRGRSQPAADAGAEQDEAEERVAGDEGGARGDATDAVGRAKGAAVAAATGDAPARPNLSSAEDRALEDDSVIWDSAEDEEDSSSAPNAFARNAQRRRRAALLLGEVLQRVPSLSLSAAPPSAGDPPAGEGETRVDPVGVSPASGEASVCNSGAADERSTLSQIVGFCLENLNDWYVVEGACAALLALLTHHRDALRAERVRFVREAKKRSAVESPKAPEEAPGGASGELPGSGDEAPAQVGREGEAATAQGDGGREARSAERARAGGEKSLEGGKSEEESLVEAVLRRLLCDVHAPAFAQNVRQLILRLLLALLRECEPEVAALARRRKEAGGVQVVTAVCTQLEGERDPRCLLLLFEIVAVLGASYASIMRRDEVENVVDVVMTYFPIAFSPPPNAPIPITEETLVERFHRALTSTPLFSSFVLLYLLDALASAGDEDFQQTLEEIKKTAAAVLPHFPPSAVLAVLQPVQGLMLQSCYEAPSVHTAQLVAVWVLFLRRAVQAEDGLDADGEARWLAGDERRENANCALNRESQRGQRQRVSADDAQPAADSENGGAQPRGAAATADADALWLDCFSPPLAAPSASAALLAAVPPALPPWLLHQVRPLLAELFAPLLDFDQAPGSPACVAARQFLLRSAVISETLCRLCLEICVLPLLRLTLASCPTPRQRSPGGGSHSLLPAESESVERPDDAPSAGAGDAQEDALLDEAWDAALVRAVATVHTVERFITLGIAAGLLPKKDACPASEAGLLLLRLGSLFRATRSRLLSSGRSEVFVCFFQAIGEVAALPQQFPELRDDAVRMFASLLGFSAPSSPPPFSRALAGNATACARRSNPTAPSDALKPNGLPMELGGEEAPDTRDAPPDTRDAPAEAELFHARWVTLLEMTLRLQGLSAVLTSPSSLLLGALRALQQVLLACGDAEASSSLLSNLLQGGAVCVRRKRNVAGNGEAEKNGARSPADDSLEEDSVEDAAAAERERQEILLDFVEELSPLAGTLAVRAQSPIGAAGCSGDGDAGMAPLASAVTLILSEAGSQLLCGSWCLAETHQHRAGAAGSRARGCGVPGSLDRGNEAAETECLSRTPLSLLPAGARLEVALAIAAVLLGRSNVAPSFSTSCLSRSPLWSAAIPRCGACGASSPPSASLPERSQPAAPVDEALACVSPQKDAGQTEPTQANTLDELQASMFTLLIASAAQAASSSAGLMHAAMRSRRGDETDRPTGANRSNEEANRVVATSVLQVVTQGIIDWLQIRSMATSAGVVAETPGDTLGSSLRSSGCPFDALLRGLEQATYVALSEPVSPLSSSSSVVSLLPRLRYLLSLLLHSAPRVEAKQCAVALLSRAARQEESSLEEPERAAQQGSAHFGREGESGVALLLLTPAALAFLAAVPEDRRSNCSGDDGAASGSFSSLLERLLHRCLSLMTEPRRLWSADIGVAAPPAGSASASLTASPSRAQGEEAWLPSEKVLLDVVVAILYFAPAEQTLQRLIGTLKQFKGREDTGTVPQGDDVENAEADASSVSPWERDYQSTMWQNAIVKGLCLRQEVARRASEHALASEQLHELLRPVFAPAVALRDSRSEARHSLDKRACVRPGHDAKQPAPARLAATAAKASVSVSSVRSAHAESSLFVSLSSSLAVARLLGDTVLDGTADLLANDGEEAKRGAETAVTRISSAPRRDSAEEATETGDRDSRNRSREERVILPGLLSLLPCAAPASDSDTERDKGGRGDGECLRFRLSGEPLQCVARHVLYDARAAVGAMRRHLVAQGAADMRLTTSACATPLGGLAPPDAAEEARGASLGAEAALRLRLAALPAAACLARAAASLPVEEVLLYGLDGAYDDGELRPPERQAGAAPADAFFALGPQPQRGLLATVVIWVVSFYFAVRRDRPTLHPGARGLLRGLAGARRRREETDGRRAQQADGDETALRDSSGALTRAPAGAAGEAGLAAPSPGAGVSSGRFVEHLLFSLEEAEDVLLSSTLLLILSAQRRKRLLRVLAALREAPASQAGSSGAGADVDAAGVGAPAGASPEPSAAGGGSPLGSSGDTAEGEAEGKRTTLEKWSFAEAPAPCEPRGSLVLEEMELQFLDQAVGLILPFLLTVAQQGCKDDVEARERGRRRQARTLGDVAARPLSVPEGGFAGPVLRLLAIQAVMNYADRPLGVIRKMQKEVVAGISPALDDPVRLVRRAAAVCKNRWTVRE; this is encoded by the exons ATGGCGCTAACGCAGCAGCTCGATGCGGAGCCGTGGAGTCATCCAGACGCGAAGCCTGACGACTGCACGTCTCACACGGACTCCTCGTCAGACACGGGACACTCCGAGGCGGGTGGCGACGCGTCCTCACCCGCAACCTCGAGtcccgcgtcgtcttcgcgagACGAGTCGCCGCTAGTGTCTTCCAAgtcctccttcctcgccgcctcctcgggggcgtcttccgcgtcgcccctgcGTTCGCAGCTCTCCTATCTTCGCATGAGCATCAGCGACGCTGTGCGCGCCTACGttctgctgcgcccgccgcgggggtCAGACGCCTCttcgtgcggcgccgccccgcgtaACCTTCCGAagccgtcgcagccgctcACGCCCGCGGAAGAGACGCGACTGCAGGAAGGAGcgctggcgtctctctctctgaagCTCTGCAGCGGATCCCTGCAcatcgcgcagctgctcagACTTCTGCGGCCCTTCGCAGTCGATGCCAAGAGCACGGCGGAACAGACTCGCGGTTCGCGAGGGCGATCCCAgccggctgcagacgcgggcgcagaacaggacgaggcggaggagcgagttgcgggagacgaaggtggagcccgcggcgacgcgactGATGCAGTCGGCAGGGCGAAGGGCGCCGCtgtggcggcagcgacgggcgATGCTCCCGCTCGTCCAAATTTGTCTTCCGCGGAGGACAGGGCGCTGGAGGATGATTCGGTTATCTGGGActccgcggaagacgaagaggattCCTCCAGCGCCCCGAACGCCTTTGCGCGAAACGcccagcgacgccggcgcgccgcgctgctcctCGGCgaggtgctgcagcgcgtgccttcgctttcgctctccgccgcaccGCCTTCCGCTGGCGACCCGCCCGCGGGAGAGGGCGAAACGCGCGTGGATCCAGTTGGGGTCTCACCCGCGTCAGGCGAGGCCTCTGTCTGCAACAGCGGAGCGGCCGATGAGCGCTCAACGCTGTCTCAAATTGTCGGTTTCTGTCTGGAAAACCTCAACGACTGGTACGTCGTCGAGGGCGCCTGTGCGGCTttgctggcgctgctgacGCACCATCGCGATGCGCTGAGAGCTGAGCGTGTCCGCTTcgtgcgagaggcgaagaaaaggTCTGCCGTTGAGTCCCCCAAGGCGCCAGAGGAGGCCCCGGGGGGCGCCTCTGGCGAGCTAccaggcagcggagacgaagcgcccGCACAGGtggggcgagaaggcgaggcagcgaccgcgcagggcgatggcggccgcgaggcgaggagtgCGGAACGAGCcagggcgggcggcgaaaAAAGCTTAGAAGGAGggaagagcgaagaagagagttTGGTGGAGGCggtcctgcgtcgcctcttgTGCGATGTGCACGCGCCTGCATTTGCGCAGAACGTCCGCCAGCTGATTCTGCGGCTGCTCCTAGCTCTGCTTAGAGAGTGCGAGCCTGAAGTGGCGGCCCTGgccagacgcagaaaagaggcaggcggcgtccAGGTCGTCACAGCGGTCTGTACACAgctcgagggagagagagatccGCGGTGTCTCTTGTTGCTCTTTGAGATCGTCGCGGTGCTTGGCGCCTCGTACGCCTCCATCATGCGAAGAGACGAAGTCGAGAACGTTGTTGACGTGGTGATGACCTACTTCCCAATTGCCTTCAGTCCGCCTCCCAACGCACCTATTCCTATCACTG aggagacgctggtGGAGAGGTTCCACCGCGCCCTCACGTCGAcgccgctcttctcctcgttCGTTCTTTTGTATCTCCTCGACGCCttggcctccgcgggcgacgaggacttTCAGCAGACGCTGGAGGAGATCAAGAAAACTGCCGCCGCCGTTCTGCCCCACTTCCCTCCCTCGGCCGTCCTCGCGGTGCTGCAGCCGGTGCAGGGCCTGATGCTCCAGTCCTGCTACGAGGCCCCCAGCGTGCATAcggcgcagctcgtcgccgTGTGGGttctctttctgcggcgGGCTGTGCAGGCGGAAGATGgcctcgacgccgacggcgaggcgcgttGGCTGGCGGGGGACGAACGGCGCGAGAACGCGAACTGCGCACTGAACAGGGAGAGCCAGCGCGGACAGCGGCaacgcgtctctgcagacgacgcgcagcccgccgccgactcTGAAAACGGCGGCGCCCAGCCACGTGGCGCGGCAGCTACCGCCGACGCCGATGCCTTGTGGCTCGATTGCttttcgccgcctctcgctgcgccttccgcttccgccgccctgctggcGGCTGTCCCACCCGCCTTGCCGCCATGGCTGCTGCACCAAGTTCGTCCGCTCCTCGCGGAGCTGTTTGCGCCTCTGTTGGATTTCGATCAGGCGCCTGGGAGTCCTGCCTGCGTGGCGGCCCGCCAGTTCCTTCTCCGCTCTGCGGTCATCTCGGAGACGCTgtgtcgcctctgcctcgagaTCTGCGTTCtcccgctcctccgcctcacgctcgcgtcctgcccgacgccgcggcagcgcagtcCAGGCGGGGGAAGCCACTCGCTGCTTCCAGCCGAGTCTGAGTCTGTAGAGCGcccagacgacgcgccttctgcgggcgcgggagacgcgcaggaggacgCGCTTCTGGACGAGGCGTGGGACGCGGCTCTcgtgcgcgccgtcgcgaccGTCCACACCGTCGAGCGCTTCATCACTCTGGGCATCGCTGCGGGTTTGCTCCCAAAGAAAGACGCGTGCCCCGCGTCTGAGGCCGgcctgcttctcctccggCTCGGCTCACTCTTCAGAgccacgcgctcgcgccttctctcgagCGGCCGGTCCGAGGTCTTTGTCTGCTTTTTCCAGGCGATTGGcgaggtggcggcgctgcctcagcAGTTCCCCGAGCTGCGAGACGACGCTGTGCGCATGTTCGCGTCCCTGCTCGGGTTTTCGGCTCCCTCGAGTCCCCCACcgttctcgcgcgcgttggCGGGCAACgccactgcatgcgcgcggcgttCGAACCCGACAGCGCCCTCGGACGCTTTGAAGCCCAACGGTCTGCCCATGGAGCttggcggcgaagaggcgcccgacacgcgagacgcgccgcccgacacgcgcgacgcgcccgctgaGGCTGAGCTCTTCCACGCGCGCTGGGTGACCCTCCTCGAGAtgacgctgcgcctccagggcCTGTCGGCCGTCCTGACGAGCCCGTCGAGTCTCCTGTTGGGGGCGCTCCGCGCTCTTCAGCAGGTGCTGTTGGCCTGCGgggacgccgaggcctcctcgtctcttctttcgAACTTGctgcagggcggcgccgtgtgcgtgaggcgaaagcgaaacGTGGCGGGGAatggcgaggcggagaaaaaTGGCGCACGCTCTCCGGCCGACGACAGCCTCGAGGAGGACTCTGTGGAGgatgccgcggccgccgagcggGAGCGACAAGAGATACTGCTTGACTTTGTCGAGGagctttctcctctcgccggGACTCTCGCTGTACGTGCTCAGAGTCCAATAGGCGCCGCGGGGTGCtcgggagacggcgacgcgggtATGGCGCCTCTGGCATCAGCTGTCACTCTGATTCTTTCAGAGGCGGGATCTCAGCTTCTGTGTGGCTCTTGGTGCCTCGCCGAAACGCACCAGCACCGCGCCGGTGCTGCCGGCAGCAGAGCCCGGGGGTGCGGAGTGCCGGGGAGCCTTGACCGCGGAAACGAGGCGGCAGAAACCGAATGCctctcgcgcacgccgctcAGTCTTCTCCCGGCGGGTGCACGTCTGGAGGTCGCCCTCGCTATCGCggccgtcctcctcggccgcTCCAACGtcgcgccttccttctcgACGTCCTGCCTcagtcgctctcctctctggtCTGCCGCGATCCCCCGCTGTGGCGCGTGTggcgcttcctctccccctTCGGCCTCGTTGCCGGAGCGCAGCCAGCCAGCCGCTCCCGTCGATGAGGCACTTGCATGCGTGAGCCCCCAGAAGGATGCAGGTCAGACTGAACCGACGCAGGCCAACACCTTGGATGAACTTCAGGCGTCAATGTTCACTCTTCTCatcgccagcgcggcgcaggctgcgagctcctccgcgggTCTCATGCATGCAGCTATGCGCAGTCGAAGGGGCGACGAGACAGATCGTCCCACAGGCGCGAACCGGTCTAATGAGGAAGCCAATCGAGTTGTCGCGACGTCGGTTCTACAAGTCGTCACGCAGGGTATTATCGACTGGCTCCAGATCAGGTCCATGGCGACGAGTGCGGGCGTGGTCGCGGAGACACCTGGAGACACTTTGGGTTCCAGTCTCCGCAGTAGCGGATGCCCGTTCGACGCCCTACTCCGGGGGCTCGAACAAGCCACGTATGTTGCTTTGAGCGAGCCTGTCTCGCCACTGTCATCTTCGAGTTCTgtcgtgtctcttcttccgcgtctccgctaTCTGCTGAgccttcttcttcactcTGCTCcccgcgtggaggcgaagcaatgcgccgtcgcgctcctttcgcgcgccgcaaggCAGGAAGAAAGCAGCCTTGAGGAACCCGAACGAGCCGCTCAGCAGGGCAGCGCGCACTTcggccgcgagggagagagtgGGGTTGCCCTCCTTCTGCTGACTCCCGCTGCGCTTGCCTTTCTGGCCGCCGTTCCGGAGGACCGGCGCAGCAAttgcagcggagacgacggcgcagctAGCGGCTCCTTCTCGAGCCTCTTGGagcgtcttcttcatcggTGTTTGTCTCTAATGACCGAGCCCAGGAGGCTTTGGTCTGCAGAcatcggcgtcgccgcgccaccTGCTGGGTCGGCCTCGGCTTCGCTGACCGCGTCCCCTTCGCgtgcgcagggcgaggaggcgtggCTCCCATCAGAGAAGGTTTTGCTggacgtcgtcgtcgcgaTACTCTActtcgcgcctgcggagcaGACGCTGCAACGCCTCATCGGCACGCTCAAGCAATTCAAAGGACGAGAAGATACGGGAACTGTGCCGCAAGGAGACGACGTAgaaaacgcggaggcggatgcTTCATCTGTCTCCCCGTGGGAGAGAGACTACCAATCAACCATGTGGCAGAACGCGATTGTGAAGgggctctgcctccgccaggaggtggcgcgacgcgccagcgAGCACGCGCTTGCCTCAGAGCAGCTTCATGAGCTGCTTCGTCCTGTGTTCGCacccgccgtcgcgcttcgCGATTCGCGGTCCGAAGCCCGCCACAGCCTCGACAAGAGGGCTTGTGTGCGCCCTGGGCACGACGCGAAGCAGCCTGCCCCCGCGCGCCTTGCTGCCACAGCAGCGAAggcgtctgtctccgtcTCTTCGGTGCGTTCGGCTCACGCCGAATCTTCGCTGTTTGTGAGtctgtcgtcgtcgcttgCGGTGGCGAGGCTGCTGGGCGACACCGTGTTGGACGGGACTGCGGACCTGCTGGcgaacgacggcgaagaggccaagcggggagcggagacagccgtGACGCGCAtttccagcgcgccgcgaagagattccgccgaagaggcgactGAAacaggcgacagagacagcaggaACCGAAGCCGAGAAGAGCGCGTGATCCTTCCAGGCCTCCTTTCGCTGCTGccatgcgccgcgccggcgtccgaTTCTGACACCGAGCGAGACAAAggcggccgaggcgacggcgagtgTCTGCGCTTTCGCCTTTCGGGTGAGCCGCTCCagtgcgtcgcgcgccacgTCCTCTACGACGCTCGGGCAGCTGTCGGCGCAATGCGCCGCCACCTGGTCGCGCAGGGAGCTGCGGACATGCGGTTGACGActtctgcgtgcgcgacgccgctgggCGGCCTTGCGCCTCCGGACgctgccgaggaggcgcgcggtgcCTCGCTCggggctgaggcggcgcttcgtctgcgcctcgccgcgctgccagccgccgcgtgtCTAGCCcgtgcggccgcgtctctgccAGTAGAGGAGGTCCTGCTCTATGGGCTCGACGGCGCCTACGACGATGGGGAGCTCAGGCCTCCTGAGAGGCAGGCcggagccgcgcctgccgacgCGTTTTTCGCCCTCGGTcctcagccgcagcgcggcctgcttGCCACAGTCGTGATCTGGGTTGTCTCCTTTTACTTCGCGGTGAGGCGCGACAGGCCGACGCTTCACCCGGGGGCTCGCGGGCTTCTCCGGGGCCTCGCAGGGGCTAGGCGGCGaagggaggagacagacggaaggcgcgcgcagcaagCCGATGGGGACGAAACCGCGTTGAGGGATTCTTCGGGTGCCCTCACGCGTGCGCCAGCAggtgcggcaggcgaggcgggccttgccgcgccgtcgccagggGCTGGCGTGTCTTCGGGCCGGTTCGTGGAGCATCTGCTTTTCTCCCTGGAGGAAGCCGAAGACGTTCTCCTTTCGTCGACGCTCCTGCTGAttctctccgcgcagcggcgcaagcggctgctgcgcgttctcgccgccctgcgagaggccccggcctcgcaggcgggcTCCTCGGGAGCGGGCGCGGATGTAGACGCGGCCGGGGTTGGTGCGCCAGCCGGAGCCTCCCCAGAGCCTTCGGCTGCGGGCGGAGGGAGCCCGTTGGGCTCTAGCGGCGAcaccgcagagggcgaggccgagggGAAGCGGACGACCTTGGAGAAGTGGAgcttcgcagaggcgcctgccccctgcgagccgcgcggctcgctggtGCTCGAGGAGATGGAGTTGCAGTTTCTTGACCAGGCTGTCGGCCTCATTCTTCCGTTCCTCCTCACTGTTGCGCAGCAAGGATGCAAGGACGATGtcgaggcgcgggagcgcggacgaaggcgccagGCACGCACACTTGGCGACGtggccgcgcggcctctgtcgGTGCCTGAGGGAGGGTTTGCCGGTCCGgtgcttcgtctcctcgcgatTCAAGCGGTTATGAACTACGCCGACAGGCCGCTGGGCGTCATTCGCAAAATGCAGAAAGAG GTAGTCGCCGGAatctcgccggcgctggaTGACCCTGTGCGCCTCGTAAGACGAGCTGCCGCCGTTTGCAAAAACCGCTGGACTGTGCGGGAGTGA
- a CDS encoding alveolin domain containing intermediate filament IMC7 (encoded by transcript BESB_079810), whose amino-acid sequence MAFSTSNPAAPVLDKHDMAEPIKPSAEGFPLHADSSPSARKFAEGENAKNFCRVVVRPAKGGEEGKAGEGSKLAASSQALEIQKLLSEQSPATAKRLIFSATKTTTTTCTLTKTVGSGGLNGCVEADGTEKAEAEENAKGPRWFSAAADMVQMGWKATKEALLTHASTAETQADEVEREIARFVPSVQVVDLPLHLSYTVPEVKTRMVHYTFECPARGCSRLVPRAFPVDTPFIVPQFQDVRVPVVMSQTFVPELHESAKIIQVPVARYVPKLVPVDVYVPRPVAVPIKAEELRQVTKSAEVSPELLHQLSVEMNPHLEALNQFNARQAEVFNQVVNKANELAARVEVEPPAPERIEVDAASTGVRSVVDEQGCKRLEVDVGGKDPKSLEVTFNRLQEDVNPDKRNTETVNLTEDVILSVYRDLDGGHLNRFPSGNVGIPMVYRAPEQTALGLKGPSGEPARLASLTDELGDGEGTSATTTGDASLPGAAVGPEESTTTVARPDSAPTPLSD is encoded by the exons ATGGCGTTCTCAACTTCCAACCCC GCCGCGCCTGTCCTGGACAAGCACGACATGGCGGAGCCGATCAAGCCTAGTGCCGAGGGCTTTCCGCTCCACGCGGACAGTTCCCCGTCGGCTCGCAAGTTCGCCGAGGGGGAGAACGCGAAGAATTTCTGTCGCGTCGTAGTGCGTccggcgaagggcggcgaggagggcaagGCGGGCGAAGGCAGCAAGCTCGCGGCATCTTCCCAGGCTCTGGAAATCCAAAAGCTGCTCTCCGAACAGTCCCCCGCGACTGCGAAGCGCCTTATCTTCTCCGCGACCAAGACCACGACTACCACGTGCACGCTGACTAAGACCGTCGGGAGCGGCGGCCTGAACGGCTGCGTGGAAGCGGACGGAACGGAGAAAGCCGAAGCCGAAGAGAACGCAAAGGGCCCGCGATGGTTTTCGGCGGCCGCTGACATGGTCCAGATGGGCTGGAAGGCGACCAAGGAAGCACTCCTCACACACGCCTCCACCGCCGAAACGCAAGCTGAT GAAGTTGAGCGCGAGATTGCGCGCTTCGTGCCGTCGGTGCAAGTCGTGGACTTGCCGCTCCATCTTTCCTACACGGTGCCTGAAGTGAAAACCCGGATGGTTCACTACACGTTCGAGTGCCCAGCGCGCGGATGCTCGCGGCTggtgcctcgcgccttcccgGTCGACACGCCGTTCATCGTGCCGCAGTTTCAGGACGTGCGTGTGCCGGTCGTGATGTCGCAGACCTTCGTGCCCGAGCTGCATGAGTCCGCGAAAATCATTCAGGTGCCGGTCGCCCGCTACGTGCCGAAGCTCGTCCCCGTGGACGTCTACGTGCCCAGACCTGTCGCCGTCCCCATCAAGGCCGAGGAACTCCGTCAAGTGACCAAGAGCGCGGAAGTCAGCCCCGAACTCCTCCACCAGCTAAGCGTCGAAATGAACCCGCACCTCGAGGCCCTCAACCAATTCAACGCTCGACAG GCTGAAGTCTTCAACCAGGTCGTGAACAAGGCCAACGAGCTCGCAGCTCGCGTGGAAGTTGAACCCCCGGCTCCCGAACGCATCGAGGTTGACGCTGCATCCACTGGCGTCCGCTCGGTCGTCGATGAACAGGGCTGCAAACGCCTCGAG GTGGACGTCGGCGGTAAGGACCCCAAGTCGTTGGAGGTGACGTTCAACCGCCTGCAGGAAGACGTGAACCCAGACAAGAGGAACACGGAGACCGTGAACCTCACCGAGGACGTCATCCTCTCGGTGTACCGCGACTTGGACGGCGGGCACCTGAATCGCTTCCCATCCGGCAACGTGGGCATTCCGATGGTCTACCGCGCGCCTGAACAAACCGCGTTGGGACTCAAGGGTCCCAGCGGCGAgcctgcgcgtctggcgaGCCTGACCGACGAGCTGGGCGATGGCGAAGGCACGTCGGCGACGACTACGGGggacgcgtcgctgcctggAGCCGCGGTCGGCCCTGAGGAGAGCACGACCACGGTCGCGCGCCCCGACAGCGCCCCCACGCCCCTCTCGGACTAA